Proteins from a genomic interval of Lemur catta isolate mLemCat1 chromosome 17, mLemCat1.pri, whole genome shotgun sequence:
- the SCAND1 gene encoding SCAN domain-containing protein 1: MAATEPGLEATGSPSPMPPEKQEGAGPSSDPQRNSAGSSTTGFSPPALEPSSPNAAVPEAIPTPSAAASAALELPLEPTPLGSAPQAEAAARSPPGPGGSRLGPETFRQRFRQFRYQDAAGPREAFRQLRELSRQWLRPDIRTKEQIVEMLVQEQLLAILPEAARARRLRRRTDVRITG, from the coding sequence ATGGCAGCGACGGAGCCCGGCTTGGAGGCTACTGGGAGCCCCTCGCCGATGCCGCCGGAGAAACAGGAAGGAGCTGGCCCGAGCTCAGACCCTCAGCGAAACTCTGCGGGCTCCTCGACCACAGGGTTTTCACCGCCTGCCCTTGAGCCTTCCAGCCCCAACGCCGCGGTCCCCGAAGCGATTCCTACACCCTCGGCGGCGGCTTCCGCGGCCCTTGAGTTGCCCCTCGAGCCCACACCCCTAGGCTCTGCTCCTCAGGCCGAAGCCGCAGCGCGCTCCCCGCCAGGCCCCGGCGGCTCCCGGCTGGGCCCCGAGACGTTCCGCCAGCGTTTTCGGCAGTTCCGCTACCAGGACGCGGCGGGTCCCCGGGAGGCGTTCCGGCAGCTGCGGGAGCTCTCTCGCCAGTGGCTTCGACCCGACATCCGCACCAAGGAGCAGATCGTGGAAATGCTGGTGCAGGAGCAGCTACTCGCCATCCTGCCCGAAGCGGCGCGGGCCCGTCGGCTCCGCCGCCGCACCGATGTGCGCATCACTGGCTGA